One Culicoidibacter larvae genomic window, CAAGACAGATGAAGAAGTTGTTGAAATGGCTAACTTCTTAAAATCTCAAAACTTGCAAACGACAGCAAAGTTCAAAAAGTTATTTGGAAAGGAGAACGACTGAAATTTGTCGCATATTCGTCGCAAGCATATTTGCCCCAGTGCTACAATGAAATTGTCTGGAGGTAAAAGAATGACAGTTGAAGAATTATATGCGATAACAGGTTCATACAATGCCCATAATATTATTGAAAAACTTGGCATCATTGTAACAGAAGTCAGCTTTTCAGTTCTGAACGAATTAGCAATTTGTGACCCGCAACAGGGACTAATATTTATAAGAAATGATTTAAGCAATAATCTACATGAATTTGCTCTTGATCATGAAATTGGACATATCGTAATGCACAATGACATACAAAGCCCTCTCTATATGAGTGGTAATAAATCAAAAATCGAAAAACAAGCTAATGACTTTGCAATTGAATTAGTTGCTAAAAATCATAAAATACCTGAGGAACAAGTCGTAAAATATCTAAATGACACATTTCCGTTCTTAAAATTGAATAATAAAAAAACACGTTGCGTCAACAACGTGTCCGAAAATGTGATATAAATACCACGCTTTACAAACTGTATTATATCATAATCGTTTTCGGCGTACAATAAACGAAAAGGAATGATATTAATGTCAGTTCATTATAATGAAAAAAAGAAAAAATACTACTATCGAATGAGGGTAAAAAACCCAAACTTTATGATAGACGGAAAACGATACATAAACAAACAAAGTGACGAATACTATACATCAGAGAAGAAAGCTAAAAATGCCGAAGCATTAGCAAAGGCAAAACGAGATGATGACCAAAACATCGGCAATTTATTAACAATTGAGACTACTTGTATGGAGTATCTTGATATTCAAAAAAGGGCTGTACGTAATAATCAAGTTAAAGTATCTACATTTCAATTATTGCATCATGTTCTTACGAAGTTAGTGATACCTAAATTAGGTTCAATTAAATATTCTGAACTAACTACTGAAAACATAGAATCGTTCCAAAAATTTTTATTAGAAAATCGCAAGCACTCAACTGCGTCAAAATACTTCGATAAATTTTTGGAGAACATAAAATTTTGTAAACGGAAATATCATGTAAAACCGCCTTATATCCCCC contains:
- a CDS encoding ImmA/IrrE family metallo-endopeptidase, translating into MTVEELYAITGSYNAHNIIEKLGIIVTEVSFSVLNELAICDPQQGLIFIRNDLSNNLHEFALDHEIGHIVMHNDIQSPLYMSGNKSKIEKQANDFAIELVAKNHKIPEEQVVKYLNDTFPFLKLNNKKTRCVNNVSENVI